A stretch of the Thalassotalea euphylliae genome encodes the following:
- a CDS encoding flagellar motor protein MotB, which produces MEIPELLHQQDDQPSGSPAWMATFADLMSLLMCFFVLLLSYSEMDVLKFKQIAGSMKMAFGVQNQIELQDIPKGTSIIAQEFSPGEPTPSPINTITQHTIAATEQSLKVTPGDQDASGLKRKAQEEAAKREQEAQLKRINQQLAQYIEDGALETEALGQQIIIRIKENGAFASGSPYLQAKFKPVVMKIAETIEAIPGHISISGHTDNLGVASDMYASNFDLSAQRALAVAHQMAKSDTFDSSRTSVTGHGSNRPLVPNSTKVNRRKNRRVEIAILQGEALTTERINLLSEAH; this is translated from the coding sequence ATGGAAATTCCCGAGTTATTACATCAACAAGATGATCAGCCCTCTGGCTCACCGGCATGGATGGCGACTTTTGCCGATCTAATGTCATTACTGATGTGCTTTTTTGTTTTGCTCTTGTCCTATTCTGAAATGGACGTGCTTAAGTTCAAGCAAATTGCTGGTTCAATGAAAATGGCGTTTGGTGTGCAAAATCAAATTGAGCTGCAGGATATTCCCAAAGGTACCAGTATTATTGCGCAGGAATTTTCACCCGGCGAGCCAACTCCGTCGCCCATTAATACCATTACCCAACATACCATCGCTGCCACAGAGCAATCGCTAAAAGTAACACCGGGCGATCAAGACGCCTCTGGGCTCAAACGAAAAGCTCAAGAAGAAGCGGCAAAGCGCGAGCAAGAGGCGCAGCTTAAACGTATTAATCAACAGCTCGCCCAATATATTGAAGACGGCGCGCTGGAAACCGAAGCTCTGGGCCAGCAAATTATTATTCGGATTAAAGAAAATGGCGCGTTTGCCTCTGGCTCTCCTTATCTGCAAGCTAAGTTTAAGCCAGTGGTGATGAAAATAGCCGAGACCATTGAAGCGATTCCGGGTCATATCAGTATTTCGGGCCATACCGACAATTTAGGTGTTGCAAGCGATATGTATGCCAGCAATTTTGATTTATCCGCTCAGCGGGCATTAGCAGTGGCTCACCAAATGGCAAAATCAGACACCTTCGACTCTTCGCGAACATCAGTCACTGGTCACGGCAGTAATCGGCCACTGGTACCGAACTCAACGAAAGTAAATCGACGCAAGAACCGTCGTGTAGAAATCGCCATTTTACAAGGTGAAGCACTGACCACCGAGCGAATTAACTTACTCTCGGAAGCTCACTAG
- a CDS encoding porin codes for MNNKLIAALSAVAISFDALAAIEINDNLSLSGFGSTSITRSDNETPLIINRNILDETCWDCDTTFGLQLDYYQESFKASAQVVKRPRDKWLNPEVEWAYLGYSFGNVEARVGRLRLPVFLASEYYYVGHAYQSARPPEEVYNSILGITAYNGANVVWNFDLYDEYQVSFTPFIAFDDDNTLEVTSTFDVEINVNDILGANAQLEGDYFRWNFTYFDAEYDQKFIIKNPAPGIPLLVLDQPDRRFELYSLGAEYNLGNWTLTAERQLGNVRSTWYTMASYRIMKLSPYALYGETKTKRTDITDFDGKSGSSFVAGVRYDLRHNLSLNLEWQQFKSFGNQRGSFTTTPQEPDAQTYTLMFNFVF; via the coding sequence ATGAATAACAAGTTAATCGCAGCATTGTCAGCAGTGGCGATTAGCTTTGATGCTCTCGCCGCTATTGAAATTAATGACAACCTCAGCCTCAGTGGCTTTGGCTCAACGTCAATCACTAGAAGTGATAATGAAACACCACTTATTATCAACCGCAATATCCTTGATGAAACCTGTTGGGATTGTGACACCACCTTTGGTTTGCAACTCGATTATTACCAAGAATCTTTCAAAGCATCTGCGCAAGTCGTTAAACGCCCCAGAGATAAATGGCTTAATCCAGAAGTAGAGTGGGCGTATTTAGGTTATTCATTCGGCAACGTTGAAGCGCGAGTAGGTCGACTTCGCCTGCCCGTTTTTCTGGCTTCTGAATATTATTACGTTGGCCATGCCTACCAAAGTGCGAGACCACCCGAAGAGGTTTACAACTCTATATTAGGCATCACCGCCTATAACGGCGCTAATGTGGTCTGGAATTTTGACCTTTATGATGAGTATCAAGTATCGTTCACTCCGTTTATTGCCTTCGATGATGACAATACCTTAGAAGTTACCAGCACATTTGACGTAGAAATTAATGTTAATGATATTCTCGGTGCCAATGCACAACTTGAAGGCGACTATTTCCGCTGGAACTTTACCTACTTTGATGCCGAATATGATCAAAAATTTATCATTAAAAATCCAGCCCCAGGCATTCCGCTTTTAGTGCTAGACCAACCTGATCGTCGCTTTGAGTTGTATTCTCTTGGCGCTGAATACAACTTAGGTAATTGGACGCTAACCGCTGAGCGACAACTAGGCAATGTGCGCTCTACTTGGTATACCATGGCGTCGTACCGAATTATGAAGCTATCGCCTTATGCGCTATATGGTGAGACAAAAACCAAACGCACCGACATAACAGATTTCGACGGTAAATCTGGCAGTAGCTTCGTCGCAGGGGTTCGCTACGATCTTCGCCATAACTTATCGCTCAACCTAGAATGGCAGCAGTTTAAGAGCTTTGGCAACCAACGCGGCTCATTTACAACAACCCCGCAAGAGCCAGACGCACAAACCTACACCCTGATGTTTAATTTTGTTTTTTAA
- a CDS encoding helix-turn-helix domain-containing protein, with the protein MYKAQTGCCKNNPENSIRPRYFRKENGWSQDVLAKASGLSLRTIQRLEKDGNASSETLLSVAAALNKPQNELLHISEQIETLWKWRSIMQNVIALIVIIGAIGMLFVLGGELGMFADHYSALFLTLFTYACTVVAFGPHGFIKSITGLKYLFSENVPASSYTIHLAYIYKKQLVFNYAGSFIAFITGAIAILSNQVSIESLAAFNTAWAVCILIVLYAAIVAEGVFRPLIAKLDATQLIAEIKPN; encoded by the coding sequence TTGTATAAAGCTCAAACAGGCTGCTGCAAAAACAACCCTGAAAACTCAATACGCCCTAGATATTTCCGCAAAGAAAATGGCTGGTCACAAGATGTACTGGCAAAAGCGTCTGGCTTAAGTTTACGAACCATTCAACGGCTGGAAAAAGACGGTAACGCTTCAAGCGAAACCTTATTGTCGGTGGCCGCCGCCCTTAACAAACCACAAAACGAGCTACTTCATATTTCCGAACAAATTGAAACCTTATGGAAATGGAGAAGTATTATGCAGAATGTTATTGCACTTATCGTGATTATTGGCGCTATCGGAATGTTGTTTGTGCTTGGCGGCGAACTGGGGATGTTTGCCGACCACTACAGCGCCTTGTTTTTAACCTTGTTTACCTATGCTTGTACTGTCGTTGCGTTTGGGCCACATGGTTTTATTAAATCGATTACGGGTTTGAAGTATTTGTTTTCCGAAAATGTTCCCGCCAGCAGTTATACCATTCACCTTGCTTATATCTATAAAAAGCAACTGGTGTTTAACTATGCCGGCTCATTTATCGCCTTTATTACAGGGGCTATTGCAATTCTCTCCAACCAAGTAAGTATCGAGTCGTTGGCAGCATTTAATACCGCTTGGGCAGTATGTATTCTCATTGTACTTTATGCCGCTATTGTCGCTGAAGGTGTATTTAGACCACTAATTGCTAAGCTCGATGCAACTCAGTTGATAGCTGAAATAAAGCCAAACTAA
- a CDS encoding response regulator produces MKLWNRLTIKHKIWGLVVIPAFAIVLLAGHQVININQQVSQLKRAENMARQLDSLAQLNANSHQLRSDNSNGKSDAIISITGKLNEQLGLEHEFAEIHPLIEQYRETIEAIVDSEDSESRIDNIVWHVEVYQELLLSVEERTLVAMPASVNNHLKALVQLNWLLFWSAEEAWQIQQLSALTKASSFTKDELKVQIRALIQQQELFMGRFVVINAEPDQINLMLTTFSNPAFVESQQFRELVLSEPAVPISPEQMMAGQQALATRLALFQEVAGAISGQLLQEVERHVTAFEQQRLFVVIAITLLVLAVLVAGLRLGQRIIHNLTLVLDYLANEGKADTKLSEQIDGRDELASFAKEVERLNAERNESQQRLLVAKNEAVVAREEAEIASRAKSSFLANMSHEIRTPLNGVIGMSEVLATTQLSAVQKDYLDTIETSSHLLLALINDILDFSKIESGKLCLSLHSTALRETIYDLAAIVAPKIKEKPLTLKLELDDRIPARVSADDHRIRQVLMNLLSNAVKFTHKGDITVSMNYQGEKGGSPLITFSVADSGIGIDEQQQRHIFEPFAQEDASITRQFQGTGLGLAISRQLVELMGGELGLVSTKGQGSRFYFTLALASIEQDYQYHNKQAFADIAVVGREATITEQLSDSLAYMGIDLRYHVESLDKLLATANSTHLIVVYVVSEGADTDSIRDDMTLLANANAAICLVRQLTKAEIDYGKQVTAMLTYPLLGNRLVKALEVCQQYINSGGVKAPNETKTLSSGSVLLVEDNPVNQKVLSLQLASAGFQFDIADDGEQAITLFTKGKNYDVVLMDCMMPVKDGFSTTREIRLYEQNNELPATPIIALTASVLEEDIERCYDAGMNDFVPKPFKRDILFERINHAMSQALRKSKEQPALASKVANIVNRGVNVLLVEDNPINQKVASLLLEKAGYDYQVAANGEEALELYRKSPDFDVILMDLMMPVKDGFAASVEVRQFEQQQGLTATPIIALTASVVDDDIQRCFDSGMNGYVPKPVKGEKLYSEIENLMSSV; encoded by the coding sequence TTGAAGTTATGGAATCGACTTACTATCAAGCACAAGATTTGGGGCTTGGTAGTCATCCCAGCGTTCGCCATTGTGTTGTTGGCTGGTCATCAAGTAATCAATATTAATCAGCAAGTTAGTCAACTAAAACGTGCTGAAAATATGGCGCGCCAGTTAGACTCACTAGCGCAGCTTAATGCCAATTCCCACCAATTGCGCTCAGATAATAGTAACGGTAAATCAGACGCTATTATTTCGATCACAGGCAAATTGAACGAACAGTTAGGTTTAGAACACGAATTTGCTGAAATTCACCCTCTGATTGAACAATATCGTGAAACCATAGAAGCAATTGTTGATAGTGAAGATAGTGAAAGCCGCATCGACAATATAGTTTGGCATGTTGAAGTTTATCAAGAACTCTTACTATCGGTGGAAGAGCGCACTTTGGTTGCCATGCCAGCTAGTGTCAATAATCACTTGAAAGCATTAGTACAGCTAAATTGGTTACTGTTTTGGTCAGCGGAAGAAGCTTGGCAAATCCAACAGCTTAGTGCGTTAACTAAAGCGTCAAGCTTCACTAAAGATGAGCTTAAGGTACAAATAAGAGCACTGATCCAGCAACAAGAACTATTTATGGGGCGCTTTGTGGTGATTAATGCTGAGCCTGATCAAATTAACCTTATGCTGACCACCTTTTCTAATCCTGCCTTTGTGGAAAGCCAGCAATTTCGTGAGTTAGTATTAAGCGAGCCCGCGGTACCTATTTCACCTGAGCAAATGATGGCAGGTCAGCAGGCGTTGGCAACGCGTTTAGCCTTATTCCAAGAGGTTGCTGGTGCAATTTCAGGACAGCTTTTACAGGAAGTCGAGCGCCATGTTACAGCCTTCGAGCAGCAGCGTTTATTCGTTGTCATCGCTATTACACTTTTGGTTCTTGCTGTGTTAGTTGCTGGTCTTCGTTTAGGGCAGCGAATTATCCACAACCTTACTTTAGTACTGGATTATTTGGCCAATGAGGGAAAAGCTGATACTAAGCTTTCAGAGCAAATTGACGGTCGCGATGAATTAGCCAGTTTTGCGAAGGAAGTAGAACGTTTGAATGCTGAACGCAACGAAAGTCAGCAGCGTTTACTGGTCGCGAAAAATGAGGCGGTAGTGGCCCGAGAAGAAGCTGAAATAGCAAGTAGAGCCAAAAGCAGTTTTTTAGCGAATATGTCACACGAAATACGCACGCCACTCAATGGTGTGATTGGCATGTCAGAAGTGCTCGCAACTACACAATTAAGCGCTGTTCAAAAAGACTACCTAGACACCATCGAAACGTCCTCGCATCTATTGCTTGCGCTAATCAACGATATTTTAGACTTCTCAAAAATTGAGTCAGGCAAATTGTGTTTAAGCTTACATTCGACAGCACTGCGCGAGACCATTTATGACTTGGCTGCGATTGTTGCGCCGAAAATTAAAGAAAAGCCATTAACACTGAAACTTGAGTTGGATGATCGCATTCCTGCGCGGGTAAGTGCAGATGATCATCGCATTCGCCAAGTATTGATGAACTTGCTGTCAAATGCCGTTAAGTTTACCCATAAGGGCGACATCACGGTAAGTATGAACTACCAAGGAGAGAAAGGTGGCAGCCCGTTGATTACTTTTTCAGTGGCAGATTCTGGTATAGGAATTGACGAGCAACAACAACGCCATATTTTTGAACCATTTGCGCAAGAAGATGCTTCAATCACTCGACAATTTCAAGGCACCGGTCTAGGTTTAGCCATCAGTCGTCAATTAGTTGAATTAATGGGCGGCGAGCTCGGGCTTGTTTCAACGAAAGGACAGGGCAGTCGATTTTACTTTACGTTAGCACTAGCAAGCATTGAACAAGATTATCAATACCATAACAAACAAGCGTTCGCTGATATTGCCGTCGTCGGTCGAGAAGCGACGATTACAGAGCAATTGTCAGACTCTCTTGCTTATATGGGGATTGATTTGCGCTATCATGTAGAGTCGTTAGATAAACTGCTGGCTACTGCCAATAGTACTCATCTGATTGTTGTTTATGTGGTAAGTGAAGGAGCCGACACTGATTCTATTCGTGATGATATGACTCTGCTAGCCAATGCTAACGCGGCAATTTGCCTGGTTCGCCAATTAACCAAAGCTGAAATCGATTACGGCAAACAAGTTACCGCAATGTTGACTTATCCGTTGTTGGGTAATCGTTTGGTGAAAGCGTTAGAGGTCTGTCAGCAGTATATTAACAGTGGTGGTGTTAAAGCTCCTAACGAGACCAAAACACTGTCTAGCGGTTCGGTTTTATTAGTTGAAGACAACCCCGTCAATCAAAAAGTGTTGAGCTTACAGCTCGCATCGGCTGGTTTTCAGTTCGATATTGCTGATGATGGCGAGCAAGCTATCACGCTATTTACTAAAGGTAAAAATTACGATGTCGTGTTGATGGACTGCATGATGCCCGTGAAAGACGGCTTTTCTACAACCCGTGAAATCCGATTGTATGAGCAAAATAATGAGCTGCCTGCAACGCCAATTATTGCCTTAACTGCAAGCGTGTTAGAAGAGGATATTGAACGTTGTTACGACGCGGGCATGAATGACTTTGTACCCAAACCATTTAAGCGCGATATTTTGTTCGAACGCATTAACCATGCAATGTCGCAAGCCCTGCGTAAATCAAAAGAGCAACCCGCATTGGCTTCAAAAGTAGCGAACATTGTTAATCGTGGCGTTAATGTACTGTTGGTTGAAGACAATCCTATTAATCAAAAAGTCGCCTCATTGCTGTTAGAAAAAGCTGGCTATGATTACCAAGTGGCGGCCAATGGCGAAGAAGCACTAGAGCTTTATCGAAAGTCACCAGACTTTGATGTCATCTTGATGGATCTTATGATGCCAGTTAAAGACGGCTTTGCTGCAAGTGTTGAAGTGAGGCAGTTTGAGCAGCAACAAGGGTTGACAGCAACACCCATTATTGCCCTGACTGCGAGTGTGGTGGACGACGATATTCAGCGCTGCTTTGACTCTGGCATGAATGGCTATGTGCCCAAACCGGTAAAGGGTGAAAAGCTTTACAGTGAAATTGAAAATCTCATGTCGTCCGTTTGA
- a CDS encoding NAD(P)-binding domain-containing protein, whose translation MMSKQQVAIIGCGWVGQALARKLLTKNIGVTATTTNPDKIDELTALGCQARLLKLTLACFDSSTETNTETNAKSSSEPSNQSLSDLEWLADIGTMVICITPQFKQGSMAYPDHVTQLVSLAKQYHIEQVILLSSTGIYQGLAGQVDEQSTLMLGSPKVALLHQAEQAVLTGISKACVLRLAGLVGPKRHPARFMAGKQAVANPRTPVNLVHQADVVNAIITMISHQQINGIYNVVSSNHPSREIFYQAACQQQKLIPPSFSDEQEQLLRIVSGEKYQQLGQQLLWPDLLAWLDSDSQ comes from the coding sequence ATGATGAGTAAGCAGCAGGTTGCTATTATTGGTTGTGGCTGGGTTGGACAAGCGTTGGCACGTAAACTTCTCACCAAGAATATTGGCGTAACAGCGACTACGACTAATCCTGACAAAATTGACGAGCTTACAGCACTTGGCTGTCAAGCAAGGCTGCTAAAATTAACGCTTGCGTGCTTTGATTCCAGCACCGAGACGAATACTGAAACGAACGCTAAATCTAGCTCTGAACCCAGCAATCAGTCTCTCAGCGATCTTGAATGGTTGGCAGACATTGGCACTATGGTCATTTGTATCACACCTCAGTTCAAACAAGGTTCGATGGCCTACCCAGATCACGTCACGCAACTTGTGAGCTTGGCAAAGCAGTATCACATTGAACAAGTGATACTACTCAGTAGTACGGGTATTTATCAAGGGTTAGCGGGGCAGGTTGATGAGCAAAGCACCTTAATGCTTGGTTCGCCAAAGGTTGCATTGTTGCACCAAGCTGAGCAAGCGGTGTTGACGGGTATCAGCAAAGCGTGTGTACTACGACTAGCCGGTTTAGTTGGCCCGAAAAGGCATCCTGCCCGTTTTATGGCAGGTAAACAAGCGGTAGCTAACCCGCGCACGCCAGTCAATTTAGTGCATCAAGCTGATGTGGTAAACGCGATAATTACGATGATTAGCCATCAGCAAATTAATGGCATTTATAACGTGGTCAGCTCAAATCACCCAAGTCGTGAAATATTCTATCAAGCAGCCTGTCAGCAGCAGAAGTTAATACCCCCTAGTTTCAGTGACGAGCAAGAGCAATTGTTACGAATCGTCTCAGGGGAAAAGTACCAGCAGCTAGGTCAACAACTTCTGTGGCCAGATTTACTGGCTTGGTTAGATTCTGATTCACAGTGA
- the hutH gene encoding histidine ammonia-lyase gives MSVITELNIIPGQLSLAQLRAVAKYDGIHYTLDESAFNAINQSAQAVQEVIEKDQVVYGINTGFGLLASTRIKKEELELLQKSIVLSHSSGFGEYMEDATVRLMMVLKINSLARGFSGIRLPVIQALITLLNAEVYPCVPKKGSVGASGDLAPLSHMVLPLLGEGEMSYQDQVIPAAEGLKIAGLEPVTLAAKEGLALLNGTQASTAFALEGLFYAEDLFAAGVAIGAMSVEAAMGSRAPFDDRVHQVRGQKGQIDAARAYREILGESSEIGQSHMDCEKVQDPYSLRCQPQVMGACLTQIRQAAEVLHVEANGVTDNPLVFANEGDFISAGNFHAEPVAMAADNLALAIAEIGSLSERRMALLIDAHLSKLPAFLVENGGVNSGFMIAQVTSAALASENKTLAHPASVDSLPTSANQEDHVSMAAFAGRRLADMAENTNGVLAVELLAAAQGLDFRTPLKGSEKVEAAKAIIREYVPYYDKDRYFAPDIAEASGCIAEGDFNHLIPADILPSF, from the coding sequence ATGTCTGTCATTACTGAACTCAACATTATTCCCGGCCAACTGAGCTTGGCGCAATTACGTGCGGTTGCCAAATATGATGGCATCCACTACACGCTTGATGAATCTGCCTTTAACGCCATTAATCAAAGTGCCCAAGCCGTACAAGAGGTAATTGAAAAAGACCAAGTAGTTTACGGCATCAACACTGGTTTTGGCTTACTGGCCAGCACCCGCATTAAAAAAGAAGAATTAGAACTGCTGCAAAAGTCTATCGTGCTATCGCATTCATCAGGTTTTGGTGAATATATGGAAGATGCCACAGTGCGTTTAATGATGGTGCTGAAAATTAACTCACTAGCACGCGGCTTTTCAGGCATCCGCTTGCCTGTTATTCAGGCATTAATCACCTTGCTTAATGCAGAAGTTTACCCATGTGTACCGAAAAAAGGCTCAGTTGGCGCTTCTGGCGATTTAGCACCACTTTCACATATGGTATTGCCTTTATTGGGCGAAGGTGAAATGTCTTACCAAGACCAAGTGATTCCAGCTGCCGAAGGCTTAAAAATCGCTGGTCTTGAGCCAGTTACCCTAGCTGCTAAAGAAGGCTTAGCACTATTAAACGGTACGCAAGCGTCAACGGCATTTGCACTAGAAGGTTTATTTTACGCCGAAGATCTATTTGCTGCCGGTGTTGCCATTGGCGCGATGTCAGTTGAAGCAGCAATGGGCTCTCGCGCGCCGTTTGATGATCGCGTTCATCAAGTACGTGGCCAAAAAGGCCAAATTGATGCGGCTCGTGCCTACCGCGAAATCTTAGGGGAAAGCTCAGAGATCGGCCAATCGCATATGGACTGTGAAAAAGTGCAAGATCCCTACTCACTGCGCTGCCAGCCACAAGTGATGGGTGCGTGTTTAACGCAAATTCGCCAAGCGGCGGAAGTGTTACATGTGGAAGCTAATGGCGTAACTGACAACCCGCTGGTATTTGCCAACGAAGGTGACTTTATCTCAGCAGGTAACTTCCATGCTGAACCCGTTGCTATGGCTGCGGATAATTTAGCACTGGCAATTGCGGAAATCGGCTCATTGTCGGAGCGCCGTATGGCTTTGCTAATTGATGCTCATCTCAGTAAATTACCGGCATTCTTAGTGGAAAATGGCGGTGTAAACTCAGGCTTTATGATCGCGCAAGTAACCTCAGCGGCATTGGCATCAGAAAACAAAACCCTTGCTCACCCTGCCTCGGTCGATAGCTTACCAACCTCTGCTAACCAAGAAGATCATGTTTCCATGGCAGCGTTTGCGGGTCGTCGTTTGGCGGACATGGCAGAAAATACCAACGGCGTATTAGCGGTTGAATTGCTAGCTGCTGCACAAGGTTTAGACTTTAGAACCCCACTGAAAGGCTCTGAAAAAGTCGAAGCGGCAAAAGCCATTATTCGCGAATATGTCCCTTACTATGATAAAGACAGATACTTCGCACCAGATATCGCAGAAGCTTCTGGTTGTATTGCTGAAGGTGATTTTAACCACCTGATCCCTGCTGATATTTTGCCAAGCTTCTAG
- a CDS encoding bifunctional GNAT family N-acetyltransferase/hotdog fold thioesterase: MYLVKAPENKAAFKRYYQFRWQQLRAPWQQLQGSEQDALEAQSIHRFVENTDGEIIAVGRLHKTSQTTAQIRYMAVASDQQGTGLGRKIIDSLEVEASKHGVTHISLNARENAVPFYRKLGYELVEKTHLLYGEIQHYLMTKSLAPAAGHATDVSVQLNDIWHQTIPMSKAMNLQVSFYNNEQLFTHCDVAFNKNLHDTMFAGSIYTLATLTGWGWVYMKLAESALSGDIVLADANIRYLAPIAGAGVGYTHTSLASGDLTSLAAAQKAKMQVEVHILSGDKVAAIFTGKFVIHCS; encoded by the coding sequence ATGTATTTAGTGAAAGCACCTGAAAATAAAGCGGCGTTTAAACGTTATTATCAATTTAGATGGCAACAACTTCGAGCCCCATGGCAGCAACTTCAAGGTAGCGAGCAAGATGCGCTTGAAGCCCAGAGTATTCATCGCTTTGTTGAAAACACCGATGGCGAGATAATTGCGGTTGGTAGGCTGCATAAAACCTCGCAAACCACAGCGCAAATTCGATACATGGCGGTTGCGAGCGATCAGCAAGGCACTGGCTTGGGGCGCAAAATTATTGACTCGCTTGAGGTGGAAGCAAGTAAGCATGGCGTTACCCATATTAGCTTAAATGCACGAGAAAACGCCGTCCCTTTTTATCGTAAATTGGGCTATGAACTCGTTGAAAAAACGCATTTGCTGTACGGCGAAATTCAGCATTATTTGATGACAAAATCCTTGGCTCCAGCAGCCGGTCATGCAACTGATGTTAGCGTGCAACTCAACGACATTTGGCATCAAACTATTCCAATGAGTAAAGCAATGAACTTGCAAGTGAGCTTCTACAACAATGAGCAACTATTTACCCATTGCGATGTCGCCTTCAATAAAAACCTTCACGATACGATGTTTGCGGGAAGTATTTATACCTTGGCCACCTTAACTGGGTGGGGCTGGGTTTATATGAAACTGGCTGAGAGCGCGCTAAGTGGCGATATTGTATTAGCGGATGCCAATATTCGTTACTTAGCGCCTATCGCCGGTGCTGGTGTTGGTTATACCCACACTTCACTTGCTAGTGGTGATTTGACTTCGTTAGCGGCAGCACAAAAAGCCAAGATGCAAGTTGAGGTACATATTTTAAGTGGTGATAAAGTCGCCGCGATTTTCACTGGCAAGTTTGTTATCCATTGCAGTTAA
- a CDS encoding MotA/TolQ/ExbB proton channel family protein, with protein sequence MDLGAVGGVLLIIVAIFSGLFLANAPMDTYVNAPSIFIVFVGTFGAVLLSHRPKTFFSSLQNIRHAFSLTTTNVIETIESCIELADKTRKGGFLALEESDVDDPFLAKAKTMLVDGHSEEAVNLALTKEIYLTKERNQQSIKVLRSFSDIAPAMGMIGTLIGLVDMLIAMEDPKSIGPAMAVALLTTLYGALIANGITTPLANKLSERSDEILMHQSLIKDAILKMMTGDNPRVMFDYLQTYIDEKLRRPQEAVADIVKEA encoded by the coding sequence ATGGATTTAGGTGCAGTTGGCGGCGTGTTGCTAATTATCGTCGCCATCTTTTCGGGATTGTTTTTAGCCAATGCGCCGATGGACACCTATGTGAATGCGCCATCAATATTTATCGTTTTTGTCGGTACCTTTGGCGCGGTATTGCTCAGCCATCGACCCAAAACCTTTTTTAGCTCACTACAGAATATTCGCCATGCGTTTTCACTGACTACCACCAATGTCATTGAAACCATTGAAAGCTGTATTGAACTGGCCGATAAAACCCGTAAAGGGGGCTTTTTAGCGTTAGAAGAAAGCGATGTTGACGATCCTTTCCTAGCTAAAGCGAAAACCATGTTAGTCGACGGTCACTCAGAAGAAGCGGTAAATCTTGCACTGACCAAAGAAATATATCTGACCAAAGAGCGCAACCAGCAATCTATTAAAGTACTGCGATCGTTTTCAGATATTGCGCCAGCGATGGGCATGATAGGTACGCTAATTGGCCTAGTGGATATGCTGATTGCCATGGAAGACCCTAAGTCAATTGGCCCAGCTATGGCGGTTGCCTTATTAACCACACTTTACGGTGCCTTAATTGCCAATGGTATTACCACGCCACTTGCCAATAAGTTATCTGAGCGTAGTGATGAAATTTTGATGCATCAGTCATTGATCAAAGACGCGATATTAAAAATGATGACGGGTGACAACCCACGGGTGATGTTTGATTACTTGCAAACTTATATTGATGAGAAGCTACGCCGCCCACAAGAAGCGGTTGCAGATATTGTAAAAGAGGCATAA